The following are encoded together in the Phaseolus vulgaris cultivar G19833 chromosome 9, P. vulgaris v2.0, whole genome shotgun sequence genome:
- the LOC137820454 gene encoding protein NLP4-like isoform X2 → MMRDGDVTSSSATMMEASPPDGTTTSMDFDYMGELFYDGCWFEASVDGSDFLLQSPSYSNPLFDPSFSWPALETNHNESQGAAFGTQEEGHNNNVVAARGGGGGGQQFQPETISIEGASDGVRRWRFAPTPSPAPGPSIMEKLVRALMRIKDYNRNKNMLIQIWVPVHRGGRPILAANDILFSLDSRSMNLAKYREISVRYEFSAEEGEVKELVPAEEGDSKELVLGLPGRVFRDKVPEWTPDVRFFRSDEYPRLDHAQEYDVSGSLAVPIFEQGSKMCLGVIEVVMTTQQINYGPELESVCKALEAVDLRSSKQLSIQNVKACNRSYEAVLPEIQQVLRSACEMHKLPLAQTWIPCVQQGKEGCRHSEDNYLFCISPAEHACYVGDPKIRSFHESCTEHHLLKGEGVAGGAFMTNQPCFSDDITSLSKKDYPLSHHARLFGLRAAVAIRLRSIYNSTDDFVLEFFLPVDCNDSEEQRKMLTSLSIIIQRVCRSLRVISDKELVEAKLSIDEGISLADSGFDRTAICEELQHKGTVASLDTEEKLSETTGRKFSDPMRQQKSPILKGNLDCVRESSTSVEGNLSSVGMSKMGDRRRAKAEKTITLQVLRQYFAGSLKDAAKNIGVCTTTLKRICRQHGIKRWPSRKIKKVGHSLQKLQLVIDSVQGASGAFQIDSFYSNFPDLASPNLSGTTLFSTFNQTDNPNSISTQPDPGALSPEGTSKSPSSSCGQSSISSHSYSSMSELQQLHTTNIAGKKDSTTAGEDSAVVALKRIRSEAELKSLNQDKAKLLPRSLSQETLGEHPKNQYQRPLLKTSSKVDAHRVKVTYGDEKTRFRMPKNWGYEDLLQEIGGRFNVSDMKKFDVKYLDDDCEWVLLTCDADLEECIDVCQSSESGTIKLSLQTSTHSMRSSLEFR, encoded by the exons ATGATGAGAGATGGTGATGTGACATCATCATCTGCTACCATGATGGAAGCTTCACCACCTGATGGAACAACAACTTCAATGGATTTTGACTACATGGGTGAGCTTTTCTACGATGGGTGCTGGTTTGAAGCCTCTGTTGATGGATCTGACTTCTTGCTGCAAAGTCCTTCCTATTCCAATCCCCTCTTTGACCCTTCATTCTCCTGGCCTGCCTTGGAGACCAACCACAATGAATCCCAGGGTGCTGCTTTCGGGACACAAGAAGAAGGCCACAACAACAATGTTGTTGCTGCTCGTGGAGGTGGCGGTGGTGGTCAACAGTTTCAGCCTGAAACTATTTCAATTGAAGGAGCATCTGATGGGGTCAGAAGATGGAGGTTTGCACCCACACCTAGTCCAGCACCTGGACCTTCCATAATGGAGAAGCTGGTAAGGGCCCTCATGAGGATCAAAGACTACAATAGGAACAAAAATATGCTTATACAGATATGGGTGCCGGTTCATAGAGGGGGTAGGCCGATTCTCGCAGCTAATGATATTCTGTTCTCACTCGATTCAAGGTCTATGAACCTTGCAAAGTACCGCGAAATCTCTGTGAGGTATGAGTTTTCTGCTGAGGAGGGTGAGGTCAAGGAGTTGGTGCCAGCAGAGGAGGGTGACTCCAAGGAATTGGTGCTAGGATTGCCCGGTAGAGTGTTTAGGGACAAGGTTCCTGAGTGGACTCCTGATGTTAGATTCTTTAGGAGTGACGAGTACCCGCGACTTGACCATGCTCAAGAGTATGATGTGAGTGGGTCACTAGCGGTTCCAATCTTTGAGCAAGGGAGCAAGATGTGCTTGGGAGTTATTGAGGTCGTGATGACTACTCAGCAGATCAACTATGGTCCTGAACTTGAGAGTGTTTGCAAAGCACTTGAG GCTGTTGATCTTAGAAGCTCAAAACAATTAAGTATTCAGAATGTGAAG GCATGCAACAGGTCCTACGAAGCTGTACTACCTGAGATTCAACAGGTGTTGAGATCTGCATGTGAAATGCATAAATTACCTTTAGCTCAAACTTGGATTCCATGTGTTCAACAAGGCAAAGAGGGGTGCCGGCACTCTGAAGATAATTATCTATTTTGTATATCTCCTGCAGAGCATGCTTGCTATGTTGGTGATCCCAAAATCAGGTCTTTTCACGAGTCTTGCACCGAGCATCACTTGTTGAAGGGTGAAGGTGTTGCTGGGGGAGCTTTTATGACCAACCAACCATGTTTCTCAGATGACATAACTTCCTTAAGCAAGAAAGACTATCCACTGTCTCATCATgcgaggttgtttggattgcgTGCTGCTGTTGCCATACGCCTCCGAAGCATCTACAACAGCACAGATGACTTTGTTTTAGAGTTCTTCTTGCCGGTTGATTGCAATGACAGTGAAGAGCAGAGAAAAATGCTTACATCATTGTCCATCATCATACAAAGGGTTTGTCGCAGCTTGCGGGTTATAAGTGATAAAGAATTGGTGGAAGCTAAGTTGTCAATTGATGAAGGGATATCCCTAGCAGATAGTGGATTTGATAGGACTGCAATTTGTGAGGAACTTCAACACAAAGGGACGGTTGCCTCGTTGGATACTGAAGAAAAATTAAGTGAAACAACTGGTAGAAAGTTCTCTGACCCAATGCGGCAACAAAAAAGTCCTATTTTAAAAGGAAACCTTGACTGTGTCAGGGAGAGTTCTACTTCTGTTGAGGGTAACTTATCAAGTGTGGGAATGAGTAAAATGGGAGACAGAAGACGGGCCAAAGCAGAGAAAACTATCACTTTGCAAGTTCTTAGACAATATTTTGCTGGAAGCCTAAAAGACGCTGCAAAGAATATCGGTG TGTGTACTACAACCTTGAAAAGGATCTGCCGGCAACACGGGATAAAGCGTTGGCCATCCCGAAAGATAAAAAAGGTTGGTCACTCCTTACAGAAACTTCAACTTGTGATTGACTCGGTTCAAGGTGCCTCTGGGGCATTTCAAATCGATTCCTTCTATTCAAACTTCCCAGACCTAGCTTCTCCAAACTTATCAGGAACCACACTGTTCTCAACTTTCAATCAAACTGATAATCCAAACTCAATAAGCACGCAGCCAGATCCTGGTGCATTGAGTCCAGAAGGCACGTCAAAATCTCCCTCTTCATCCTGCGGTCAGAGTTCCATTTCCAGCCATTCCTACTCCAGCATGTCAGAGCTACAGCAGCTTCACACAACTAACATTGCCGGTAAGAAAGATTCCACCACGGCTGGTGAAGATTCTGCTGTTGTTGCGTTGAAGAGGATCAGAAGCGAAGCAGAGCTTAAAAGCCTGAATCAGGATAAAGCAAAGCTCTTGCCAAGATCACTAAGCCAGGAAACACTTGGTGAGCACCCAAAAAATCAGTATCAACGACCCTTGTTGAAAACAAGTAGCAAGGTGGATGCTCACAGAGTGAAAGTCACATATGGTGATGAGAAAACTCGGTTTCGGATGCCCAAGAACTGGGGCTATGAAGATCTTCTGCAGGAAATTGGTGGGAGATTTAACGTGAGTGACATGAAGAAGTTTGATGTGAAATACTTGGATGATGACTGTGAGTGGGTACTACTCACTTGTGATGCTGACTTAGAGGAATGCATTGATGTTTGTCAATCTTCTGAAAGTGGCACCATCAAACTAAGCCTACAAACTTCTACTCATAGTATGAGAAGTTCTTTAGAATTTAGATAA
- the LOC137820454 gene encoding protein NLP4-like isoform X1 codes for MMRDGDVTSSSATMMEASPPDGTTTSMDFDYMGELFYDGCWFEASVDGSDFLLQSPSYSNPLFDPSFSWPALETNHNESQGAAFGTQEEGHNNNVVAARGGGGGGQQFQPETISIEGASDGVRRWRFAPTPSPAPGPSIMEKLVRALMRIKDYNRNKNMLIQIWVPVHRGGRPILAANDILFSLDSRSMNLAKYREISVRYEFSAEEGEVKELVPAEEGDSKELVLGLPGRVFRDKVPEWTPDVRFFRSDEYPRLDHAQEYDVSGSLAVPIFEQGSKMCLGVIEVVMTTQQINYGPELESVCKALEAVDLRSSKQLSIQNVKQACNRSYEAVLPEIQQVLRSACEMHKLPLAQTWIPCVQQGKEGCRHSEDNYLFCISPAEHACYVGDPKIRSFHESCTEHHLLKGEGVAGGAFMTNQPCFSDDITSLSKKDYPLSHHARLFGLRAAVAIRLRSIYNSTDDFVLEFFLPVDCNDSEEQRKMLTSLSIIIQRVCRSLRVISDKELVEAKLSIDEGISLADSGFDRTAICEELQHKGTVASLDTEEKLSETTGRKFSDPMRQQKSPILKGNLDCVRESSTSVEGNLSSVGMSKMGDRRRAKAEKTITLQVLRQYFAGSLKDAAKNIGVCTTTLKRICRQHGIKRWPSRKIKKVGHSLQKLQLVIDSVQGASGAFQIDSFYSNFPDLASPNLSGTTLFSTFNQTDNPNSISTQPDPGALSPEGTSKSPSSSCGQSSISSHSYSSMSELQQLHTTNIAGKKDSTTAGEDSAVVALKRIRSEAELKSLNQDKAKLLPRSLSQETLGEHPKNQYQRPLLKTSSKVDAHRVKVTYGDEKTRFRMPKNWGYEDLLQEIGGRFNVSDMKKFDVKYLDDDCEWVLLTCDADLEECIDVCQSSESGTIKLSLQTSTHSMRSSLEFR; via the exons ATGATGAGAGATGGTGATGTGACATCATCATCTGCTACCATGATGGAAGCTTCACCACCTGATGGAACAACAACTTCAATGGATTTTGACTACATGGGTGAGCTTTTCTACGATGGGTGCTGGTTTGAAGCCTCTGTTGATGGATCTGACTTCTTGCTGCAAAGTCCTTCCTATTCCAATCCCCTCTTTGACCCTTCATTCTCCTGGCCTGCCTTGGAGACCAACCACAATGAATCCCAGGGTGCTGCTTTCGGGACACAAGAAGAAGGCCACAACAACAATGTTGTTGCTGCTCGTGGAGGTGGCGGTGGTGGTCAACAGTTTCAGCCTGAAACTATTTCAATTGAAGGAGCATCTGATGGGGTCAGAAGATGGAGGTTTGCACCCACACCTAGTCCAGCACCTGGACCTTCCATAATGGAGAAGCTGGTAAGGGCCCTCATGAGGATCAAAGACTACAATAGGAACAAAAATATGCTTATACAGATATGGGTGCCGGTTCATAGAGGGGGTAGGCCGATTCTCGCAGCTAATGATATTCTGTTCTCACTCGATTCAAGGTCTATGAACCTTGCAAAGTACCGCGAAATCTCTGTGAGGTATGAGTTTTCTGCTGAGGAGGGTGAGGTCAAGGAGTTGGTGCCAGCAGAGGAGGGTGACTCCAAGGAATTGGTGCTAGGATTGCCCGGTAGAGTGTTTAGGGACAAGGTTCCTGAGTGGACTCCTGATGTTAGATTCTTTAGGAGTGACGAGTACCCGCGACTTGACCATGCTCAAGAGTATGATGTGAGTGGGTCACTAGCGGTTCCAATCTTTGAGCAAGGGAGCAAGATGTGCTTGGGAGTTATTGAGGTCGTGATGACTACTCAGCAGATCAACTATGGTCCTGAACTTGAGAGTGTTTGCAAAGCACTTGAG GCTGTTGATCTTAGAAGCTCAAAACAATTAAGTATTCAGAATGTGAAG CAGGCATGCAACAGGTCCTACGAAGCTGTACTACCTGAGATTCAACAGGTGTTGAGATCTGCATGTGAAATGCATAAATTACCTTTAGCTCAAACTTGGATTCCATGTGTTCAACAAGGCAAAGAGGGGTGCCGGCACTCTGAAGATAATTATCTATTTTGTATATCTCCTGCAGAGCATGCTTGCTATGTTGGTGATCCCAAAATCAGGTCTTTTCACGAGTCTTGCACCGAGCATCACTTGTTGAAGGGTGAAGGTGTTGCTGGGGGAGCTTTTATGACCAACCAACCATGTTTCTCAGATGACATAACTTCCTTAAGCAAGAAAGACTATCCACTGTCTCATCATgcgaggttgtttggattgcgTGCTGCTGTTGCCATACGCCTCCGAAGCATCTACAACAGCACAGATGACTTTGTTTTAGAGTTCTTCTTGCCGGTTGATTGCAATGACAGTGAAGAGCAGAGAAAAATGCTTACATCATTGTCCATCATCATACAAAGGGTTTGTCGCAGCTTGCGGGTTATAAGTGATAAAGAATTGGTGGAAGCTAAGTTGTCAATTGATGAAGGGATATCCCTAGCAGATAGTGGATTTGATAGGACTGCAATTTGTGAGGAACTTCAACACAAAGGGACGGTTGCCTCGTTGGATACTGAAGAAAAATTAAGTGAAACAACTGGTAGAAAGTTCTCTGACCCAATGCGGCAACAAAAAAGTCCTATTTTAAAAGGAAACCTTGACTGTGTCAGGGAGAGTTCTACTTCTGTTGAGGGTAACTTATCAAGTGTGGGAATGAGTAAAATGGGAGACAGAAGACGGGCCAAAGCAGAGAAAACTATCACTTTGCAAGTTCTTAGACAATATTTTGCTGGAAGCCTAAAAGACGCTGCAAAGAATATCGGTG TGTGTACTACAACCTTGAAAAGGATCTGCCGGCAACACGGGATAAAGCGTTGGCCATCCCGAAAGATAAAAAAGGTTGGTCACTCCTTACAGAAACTTCAACTTGTGATTGACTCGGTTCAAGGTGCCTCTGGGGCATTTCAAATCGATTCCTTCTATTCAAACTTCCCAGACCTAGCTTCTCCAAACTTATCAGGAACCACACTGTTCTCAACTTTCAATCAAACTGATAATCCAAACTCAATAAGCACGCAGCCAGATCCTGGTGCATTGAGTCCAGAAGGCACGTCAAAATCTCCCTCTTCATCCTGCGGTCAGAGTTCCATTTCCAGCCATTCCTACTCCAGCATGTCAGAGCTACAGCAGCTTCACACAACTAACATTGCCGGTAAGAAAGATTCCACCACGGCTGGTGAAGATTCTGCTGTTGTTGCGTTGAAGAGGATCAGAAGCGAAGCAGAGCTTAAAAGCCTGAATCAGGATAAAGCAAAGCTCTTGCCAAGATCACTAAGCCAGGAAACACTTGGTGAGCACCCAAAAAATCAGTATCAACGACCCTTGTTGAAAACAAGTAGCAAGGTGGATGCTCACAGAGTGAAAGTCACATATGGTGATGAGAAAACTCGGTTTCGGATGCCCAAGAACTGGGGCTATGAAGATCTTCTGCAGGAAATTGGTGGGAGATTTAACGTGAGTGACATGAAGAAGTTTGATGTGAAATACTTGGATGATGACTGTGAGTGGGTACTACTCACTTGTGATGCTGACTTAGAGGAATGCATTGATGTTTGTCAATCTTCTGAAAGTGGCACCATCAAACTAAGCCTACAAACTTCTACTCATAGTATGAGAAGTTCTTTAGAATTTAGATAA